The Bombyx mori chromosome 20, ASM3026992v2 genomic sequence agattcgacccgcgacccccttgtgtagtgatcatgtcacttaccaccagaccagacggccgttaatggCATTTAAACATAAAGAGCGTGTTAGTAatgtattatagataaataaatgatagATAATGTTTTTTAACTGACACGCGGCTTTGGATCATGGAAATGCCGCCGCTAGCACCTATCTTCACGCTGTACCGCCCACATAAAATCATCTAGCTAAATATGATGAACTATTGACATATGCTTGTGCCTAGCAAAGTTCACCCTTTAAAgcagaattttttttatgattgaacaaTTACtagtggctcggaggcctttttAGTTTCACCAGGTTAGGAGGTAGGTGAGCGAGCAAGGgcccagccaggaggggtggaatttgctaataGCTATCCGAGCGCCTCCAATGAAGACCTAACATCTGAATCAGAACCTATGACCCGTGCAAGCTCACAGTTCACTCTGCCATCAGTATGAGAATAAATTTTGTAGATTCGATGTCATTCTTGAACCACTGTACTTAAAAAAGGAACAACAAAAGCAGGAACAGAAAAGTCCctacctatgtttttttttatttattgcttagatgggtggacggcacctggtgtgaagtggttactggagcccatagacatctacaacgtaaatgagacactccccttgagatataagttttaaggtctcaagtatagtcacaacggctgccccacccttcaaaccgaaacgcattactgctacacggcagaaataggcaaggtggtggtacctacccgtgcggtctcacaagaggtcctaccaccagtaatgttacGTTGATATGGAGAAAATACTCAACGAAGGTTGATGTCAGGCAGACGGTCTGTCACAAAACTCAcgccaaatccctatgcagcatgatcGAGCGACGACCCCCCCGTAATGTCGGATGAGGAcaagaagcaaaaaaaaacgtgctATTCCTGCATCACATATTAACGTCCCTTTCAATTCCAGGGGCTTCCTTGTCGTGATTAGCGTAGTTTTGAACTTCTACGTGAGCCACTGCGAGAAATACAACACAGGTACATTGTATTTACCCTGGGGCTATGACGTCAGCATGTGGGTAAGTCTTTCCTGTATTGAAACGCGTTTAGTTATATCCCTGCTTCGAATGGTTGTGGTGGACTTTAGTGGTTCCTAGTCTTATTATAAATCTTGCGTTTTGGCTTGTAGAGTAAAATAGTTGTAATCTCAGAGAAATTCATGGTACCatgaatgtatttatttaccGGTTCATGACGTCACAGCCAGCCAACGTACTCTTTCTTATGTTTCAAGTGACTATTTGTTTTTACGGGAGATTTGGTAGACGGACCAACCAGAGTTAAATCATTATCAGCGTCTACACGTCATGATAAGTAGTTTCtgatgataaaatatttataactactgataccatgcaccccacgcttttttacaataaaatcattttttcttacactatttttaaatcaaatttattttctattttttagttgaattttctataaaagcgtattttgttagtttttttaaactattattattatttatttttcattttttagtattattatttttcattttttttttcattttttttttcattttgatatgtcatcggtccttcataattataccaaatttcaagttaatccgacatatgaagggggtcaaaatcatgttcaaagattccgttacatacatacatacgtctgaagctaataaaagcgtattaatagaCTCACTACACACTAAAATACGCTGCAATTTCAGACTTCTTCGATGATCTTCATCGTGGCAGGGCTGTACACTCCCGGACTAGTTAAGTTCCACGTGTATGGAGACGTATCGTTCGCTTTGTTTTTCGAAGTGTTAATTCATCTCGTCGGCTTATTGGGAACGGCTCCTGTTGCTGTATACAATGTTTACttgtaagtgtttttttttcctacctatgctgagccttgagaggctatttcagcttctccttgacgtgtaggtgagctcacggggctcaaaccggagtgttgctaacactggccctagcaagagcagtgcttcgtagaatctaccaccggatcggaaacgcgacccactgagatgatccggcgagttGTAAGCGTGATGTACCCACAGATTTTAGGAAAAAGTGGCTCTTTGATTGCTTTTggaggcagatgagcatacggcttGTTGGTGTGcagctaccgtcgcccatggacgtcagcaataccacgAGCACAGCCAATCTGCTAACTTCAGATTTGTCGACGTAAATACCTATCATATATTTAACTATTTTCGTTCTGAATATTGACACTaccgataataatatgtatagttGAATGAAAAATGTCGATTTTATGAAACTTCCGCGCCACCTGCCTTAATATGCTGGTATTATGATAAAAGGCTGTCTGGAATGCCAACAAGTGCCAAGTTTCATCACAAGCGAATGGTTCAGGAACGAATATGggacaaataaaaacatgttgtATACTAATCAATGTATAtattcttatatctttaaacgagccattcttgtatataaatctatatcatatataatctgaatctcggaatcggctacaacgattttcataaaattttgtatttacaggggatttcgggggcgataaatcgatctagctacgatttattttcaaaaaatgttgttttattagcGTTTTCAATACTAAACTttatctaaaatttaaattttttcgataaccagttcatattttttattattattctgtcggtaagatcgaaaaatattagtcatatttcatcatttttttacGAACTTTCAATCACGAAAAAAAGGTCACAAGCGCTCGCACCACGATACTCAACAATGAGCCATCGACTGAAGGAGAAAAGGAGGATTATGTTCTCATCGGAGAATGACgtaaataataacaacattttatttaagaGCCAGAAAGAATCGCCGAGCGAAAGTCGAGACATTAACGGAAGCCCTACGCCCGGTGTGGTCAATGACCCTCATCTTAGCCGCCCTTATATTCTGGGCTGACAAATCCAAGAACGACATCATTGAAAGCGACCCCAGAGCCTTCATTTTTCTCTTCGGGACACTCTTCAGTAATACTGCAGTGAGTTTCTTCTTAGAATATGTTCCTGGAATATCAGGGAGAAGAGAGACTACCAAATCTTATTGTACACGAAAACTAAATAACATTGAAATTCAtagcaactggtggtaggacttcttgtgagtccgcgcggctgggtaccaccgccctgcctatttctgccgtgaagcagtaatgcgtttcggtttgaagggtggggtaaccgttgtaactatacttgagaccttagaacttatatctcaaggtgggtagcgcatttacgatgtggatgtctatgggctccagtaacagcttaacaccaggtggactgctcgtccacccatctaagcaataaaaaaaaaagaatacgtgtataaataagatttatttatgaTACTTATATATTCTTTTTTCAATCGATAAGTGCGCCgtagttaaatttattttcctaGATAATTCTTGTCCATTTGATCCTTGTCTGGTAGAGATCGCGTTGTATTCCTCTATTTTATGTtttgcaattattattattatttcttcccTTTTTCGTTACTTTCTAAAATCTCTTAAAACCATTTGAAAAGACGTTCATTAATATCTATAATATTTAACtgtataataaaaactttttttttattgtagagtCGTCTAATGATTGCGGGAATGGCGAGTCAACGCTGCGAGCTTGTCAATTGGATGTTCTGGCCTTTGCTTACCGGAGTTGTGACGTCATTGTACAAACCAGAGTACGAACTGTCGATCCTGTACGCACTTGTCGTATTTAGCGTGTTGGCACATGTGCATTACGGGATATGTGTGGTAAGTATATTTCAAActgtttattgtttagataggttgacgagttcacggcccacctgatgttaagtgattacagaTAGCCAGCGTAACGTAACGTAACTACAGTCACCGTCCTTGAGacattacttttattattagccTCATTTTTCtcagaacggctgccccactcttcaaatcaaaatgcattactgcttcacggcaaaagtaGAGAGAGCGGTGGTCaatatttttacgtttttttatttatttattaatactttatttcagtagAAACCATAACCTTAACATAACTGACCATAActttacttataatcta encodes the following:
- the LOC101745849 gene encoding ethanolaminephosphotransferase 1 isoform X1; the protein is MEKLFEYKYLSQNHFDGLKKYKYSAIDTSPLSNYVMHPSWNFITRFIPKWIAPNLITFAGFVCMVIVILLLTIFDYDFHGAERLRQGVDEYRIPNWALMACGVLLFLAYNLDGIDGKQARKLGVSGPLGELFDHGLDSYIVFLIPFSIISIFGRDPVYSLPIFRGFLVVISVVLNFYVSHCEKYNTGTLYLPWGYDVSMWTSSMIFIVAGLYTPGLVKFHVYGDVSFALFFEVLIHLVGLLGTAPVAVYNVYLARKNRRAKVETLTEALRPVWSMTLILAALIFWADKSKNDIIESDPRAFIFLFGTLFSNTASRLMIAGMASQRCELVNWMFWPLLTGVVTSLYKPEYELSILYALVVFSVLAHVHYGICVVKQICGYYKIDCFLVPKEKQK
- the LOC101745849 gene encoding ethanolaminephosphotransferase 1 isoform X2, which codes for MHPSWNFITRFIPKWIAPNLITFAGFVCMVIVILLLTIFDYDFHGAERLRQGVDEYRIPNWALMACGVLLFLAYNLDGIDGKQARKLGVSGPLGELFDHGLDSYIVFLIPFSIISIFGRDPVYSLPIFRGFLVVISVVLNFYVSHCEKYNTGTLYLPWGYDVSMWTSSMIFIVAGLYTPGLVKFHVYGDVSFALFFEVLIHLVGLLGTAPVAVYNVYLARKNRRAKVETLTEALRPVWSMTLILAALIFWADKSKNDIIESDPRAFIFLFGTLFSNTASRLMIAGMASQRCELVNWMFWPLLTGVVTSLYKPEYELSILYALVVFSVLAHVHYGICVVKQICGYYKIDCFLVPKEKQK